One segment of Paenibacillus sp. FSL R7-0337 DNA contains the following:
- a CDS encoding DUF421 domain-containing protein yields the protein MFQHITTHVFLTVLMYIFIFLSMRIMGKREIGKLSVFDLTISIMIAEIGVFVIEDIERPIYDGVVPMATLVLIQVIVAQLSLKSRKLRLLVDGRPSILISDGKIHRGEMRRQRYNIDDLLVQLRGQNIVSPADVEFAILETSGQLTVIEKNANVTSSNQSGNSSSGAERKEKNGGSQKDSGDAESSGGDSASVKLPKHKIRYEGLPIPLIMDGKVQDSNLEMIGKNRFWLRTQIRQKGVADFRDVFLCSVDHKGELYIAPISPDKGKQT from the coding sequence ATGTTCCAGCATATTACGACCCATGTCTTTCTGACCGTGCTGATGTATATCTTCATTTTCCTGAGCATGCGCATCATGGGCAAACGTGAAATCGGCAAGCTGTCTGTATTTGACCTGACCATTTCCATCATGATTGCCGAGATCGGTGTCTTTGTGATTGAGGATATCGAGCGCCCCATCTATGATGGTGTTGTGCCTATGGCGACCCTGGTGCTGATTCAGGTTATCGTCGCACAGCTCAGTCTGAAGAGCCGGAAGCTGCGCTTATTGGTGGATGGCAGACCCAGCATCCTGATTTCGGACGGGAAGATTCACCGGGGCGAGATGCGCAGGCAGCGGTATAATATTGATGATCTGCTGGTGCAGCTCCGCGGGCAGAATATTGTCAGTCCGGCAGATGTAGAGTTCGCTATCCTGGAGACAAGCGGGCAGTTAACGGTGATTGAGAAGAATGCCAATGTCACCTCATCCAATCAGTCGGGCAACAGCAGCTCCGGCGCAGAGCGGAAGGAGAAGAACGGCGGTAGCCAGAAGGACTCCGGCGATGCTGAATCATCCGGCGGTGACTCTGCTTCCGTGAAGCTGCCGAAGCATAAGATCCGTTATGAAGGACTGCCGATTCCGCTGATTATGGACGGGAAGGTGCAGGACAGCAATCTGGAGATGATCGGCAAGAACCGGTTCTGGCTTAGAACCCAGATCCGGCAGAAGGGTGTCGCTGATTTCCGGGATGTGTTCCTGTGCTCCGTGGATCATAAAGGAGAGCTCTACATTGCCCCGATCAGTCCCGATAAGGGGAAGCAGACCTAA
- the secD gene encoding protein translocase subunit SecD, with amino-acid sequence MKRMMSFIITVVVLTGVMVFTTPGLLDRVRLGLDLKGGFEILYHAEPMDTGGTLTRASLQKTAESLEKRANALGTSEPEVTTEGTDRIRLKIAGVTDEAEVRKKMKEPAVLTFRSAKEGDAPGVFSKIELVGSDFVEGAAEVQRDSLNRPEISISIKDKKKFAEITERLLGKELAIYLDENLLSAPPTVRAVLTDGKASISGGYTLDEAREIADTINLGALPLKLTEKYSQSVGATLGKQSLDETVRAGIVGSVIILIFMLLMYRLPGVLASFALILHTWLLILVFVLADFTLTLPGIAAFILGIGMAVDANIITNERIREEMRSGKGIMSSVKAGNKTSFRTVMDANVTTIIVAAVMFAFGTGAVKGFALILIVEIVLSIVTNLYFAHWMLTVLVKAGALKKPKQFGVKESDISAL; translated from the coding sequence ATGAAGAGAATGATGAGCTTTATCATTACCGTGGTCGTTCTAACCGGCGTCATGGTATTTACTACTCCCGGGCTGCTGGACAGAGTCCGTCTGGGTCTTGACCTTAAGGGCGGATTCGAAATTCTGTACCACGCCGAGCCAATGGATACGGGAGGAACTCTGACCCGCGCTTCGCTGCAGAAGACTGCAGAGAGCCTGGAGAAGCGGGCGAATGCACTCGGAACCAGCGAGCCTGAGGTGACCACCGAAGGTACAGACCGCATCCGTCTGAAGATCGCAGGTGTTACCGACGAAGCAGAGGTCCGCAAGAAAATGAAAGAACCCGCAGTTCTCACCTTCCGCAGTGCCAAGGAAGGGGATGCTCCCGGAGTATTCAGTAAGATTGAGCTTGTAGGCAGTGACTTCGTGGAAGGTGCGGCAGAGGTTCAACGCGACAGTCTGAACCGTCCCGAAATCAGCATCTCGATCAAAGACAAGAAGAAATTCGCAGAGATTACCGAGCGTCTGCTGGGTAAGGAACTTGCTATCTATCTGGATGAGAACCTGTTATCTGCGCCTCCGACGGTACGAGCTGTGCTGACCGATGGTAAGGCTTCGATCTCCGGGGGATATACACTGGATGAAGCCCGTGAGATTGCCGATACGATCAACCTCGGTGCGTTACCGCTGAAGCTGACAGAGAAATATTCCCAGAGCGTAGGGGCTACACTGGGTAAGCAATCCCTGGATGAGACTGTCAGAGCCGGTATTGTCGGTTCTGTAATTATTTTGATCTTCATGCTGCTTATGTACCGTCTTCCGGGCGTACTGGCCAGCTTCGCGCTGATCCTGCACACCTGGCTGCTGATTCTGGTATTTGTCCTGGCGGACTTTACGCTGACCCTTCCTGGGATCGCCGCGTTCATTCTCGGTATAGGGATGGCCGTCGATGCCAATATCATTACCAATGAACGGATCAGGGAAGAGATGCGCAGCGGGAAGGGCATTATGTCTTCCGTCAAAGCAGGGAACAAGACCTCCTTCCGTACAGTTATGGATGCGAATGTAACCACTATTATCGTAGCGGCTGTCATGTTCGCCTTCGGTACTGGTGCGGTCAAAGGCTTCGCACTGATTCTGATCGTGGAAATTGTACTAAGTATCGTAACAAACCTTTATTTTGCCCACTGGATGCTGACTGTGCTGGTTAAAGCCGGCGCACTCAAGAAGCCGAAGCAATTTGGGGTAAAGGAGAGTGACATCAGTGCGCTTTAA
- a CDS encoding adenine phosphoribosyltransferase, whose product MDFKDNIRVIPDFPQAGISFKDITTLLKDGAAYRAAIDELKALVAHLEIDVIAGPEARGFVVGAPLAYALGVGFVPIRKSGKLPYETIEVGYDLEYGKDTLAVHTDAIKPGQKVLIADDLLATGGTIATSVNLVEQLGGQVVGAAFLIELTALSGRDKLTNIEVVTLLTYED is encoded by the coding sequence TTGGATTTCAAAGACAATATTCGCGTAATTCCGGATTTCCCCCAGGCGGGAATCAGCTTCAAAGATATTACTACACTGCTCAAGGACGGCGCTGCGTACCGTGCAGCCATCGATGAGCTTAAGGCTCTGGTGGCCCACCTGGAGATCGACGTCATTGCCGGACCGGAGGCGCGCGGCTTTGTAGTAGGCGCACCACTGGCTTACGCGCTCGGGGTAGGCTTCGTGCCTATACGCAAAAGCGGCAAGCTCCCTTATGAGACAATCGAAGTAGGCTATGATCTGGAATACGGCAAGGATACCCTCGCTGTGCATACCGATGCGATCAAGCCCGGCCAGAAGGTGCTGATTGCAGATGATCTGCTGGCTACAGGCGGGACGATTGCTACCTCTGTTAACCTGGTGGAGCAGCTTGGCGGCCAGGTGGTCGGCGCTGCATTCCTGATCGAATTGACAGCCCTGTCCGGACGGGACAAGCTGACGAATATTGAAGTTGTTACCTTGTTGACTTACGAGGATTAA
- a CDS encoding post-transcriptional regulator: MESEQWRYDELSEDIEAMCISKAEEFRLLGYEYVTGKDIWDCISRNYAKEGRPPLHRLVNDIYSLKSGSYMTYLTLAAYRGLN; the protein is encoded by the coding sequence GTGGAATCGGAACAATGGAGATATGACGAGCTTAGTGAAGATATCGAAGCCATGTGCATCAGCAAAGCGGAGGAATTCCGGCTCCTCGGCTATGAATATGTGACCGGTAAGGATATTTGGGATTGTATCAGCCGCAATTATGCCAAGGAGGGAAGACCTCCCCTGCACAGGCTGGTCAATGACATCTATTCGCTCAAGTCAGGCAGTTATATGACTTATCTGACCTTGGCGGCCTACCGGGGATTGAATTAA
- the recJ gene encoding single-stranded-DNA-specific exonuclease RecJ, which yields MLHSKTSWQSPAADSERIQELARSLSISPLLSSLLVQRGMDTADKARVFMDSGAEDRHDPFLLKGMAEAVPRIQKALQEEEHILVYGDYDADGVSSTALMIYLLRHLGASFDIYIPHRSNEGYGLHNHALDWAVQQGVSLVITVDTGISAYHQIAYASELGIDVIVTDHHEPPELLPEAYALINPKLPDCPYPFKGLAGVGVAYKLAEALLGSEVPEEWCEIAAIGTVADLMPLLGENRSLVRRGLSSMRNSSFPGIRALLSVSGIAMNTVSAVNIAFGMAPRINASGRLDHAGRAVTLLTTEDSAEAEQFAGELDLLNKERQLVVERIVTEATAKLEERISRSGLPDIIVLADQGWNVGVVGIVASKLLERYYRPVIILDIHPETGMCKGSARSIPGLDIYAALSSCAGLMDHFGGHPAAAGMSLPQDKLEAFDAALNSYAASILKPEDFVAVTAADGEVSIADLTLQAALELERLAPFGMANPLPRFILREAVVKETRKMGQEGKHLKLVLQQDKLTIEAVAFGKGPLAELLPDGTVVDVLAELSVNEWNGSRKPQLMLQDLAVPKAQLFDLRGAADAVKQAAHIQELLRTYSGSNPGRSAAVFQNSRTTPLRDLKGMSLWVYDESAGISAVHQPEGAHDEEGLSLLCVLDMPESPEQLEALFTAFPRAENIALLHSIRDGRDRLQVPTRDHFKSLYKWIAAIAASPTPEHEVLLRLSRQSALGVRMVSRMLDVFDELDFIERSGGTITFVPQPAAKSLSSSEHFVRLGKTAEMEQYFMEGSRSELQEFMLSRSLVQVTSAG from the coding sequence TTGCTTCATTCAAAAACAAGCTGGCAATCTCCGGCAGCCGATTCCGAGCGTATTCAGGAACTGGCCCGGAGCCTTTCTATTTCTCCGCTCCTTTCTTCACTGCTGGTGCAAAGAGGTATGGATACCGCTGACAAGGCGCGCGTATTCATGGATTCAGGAGCGGAAGATAGACATGATCCATTCCTGCTCAAAGGAATGGCTGAAGCGGTGCCACGGATACAGAAGGCACTGCAGGAGGAAGAGCATATTCTGGTGTACGGTGATTATGACGCAGACGGGGTATCCAGCACAGCGCTGATGATCTACCTGCTGCGTCATCTCGGCGCCTCCTTTGACATTTATATTCCCCATCGGTCCAATGAAGGCTATGGACTGCATAATCATGCGCTGGACTGGGCGGTCCAGCAGGGTGTATCTCTCGTCATTACGGTTGATACTGGTATCAGTGCCTATCATCAGATTGCCTATGCCTCGGAGCTGGGCATTGATGTTATTGTCACGGACCATCATGAGCCGCCGGAGCTGCTGCCGGAGGCGTATGCCCTGATTAACCCGAAGCTGCCGGACTGCCCGTATCCGTTCAAGGGTCTGGCCGGAGTGGGGGTGGCTTACAAACTGGCTGAAGCGCTCCTGGGCAGCGAAGTGCCGGAGGAATGGTGTGAGATTGCCGCCATCGGCACCGTAGCTGACCTGATGCCGCTGCTGGGCGAGAACCGCAGTCTGGTGCGCAGAGGCCTCAGCAGCATGCGGAATTCATCCTTCCCGGGCATCCGAGCGCTGCTCTCGGTGAGCGGTATTGCGATGAACACCGTCAGTGCGGTGAATATCGCCTTCGGGATGGCTCCGCGTATTAATGCCAGCGGAAGACTGGATCATGCTGGCCGGGCGGTTACACTGCTGACCACGGAAGATTCGGCAGAAGCTGAGCAATTTGCCGGTGAGCTGGATCTGCTGAACAAGGAACGCCAGCTGGTTGTGGAGCGAATTGTCACTGAAGCCACCGCCAAGCTGGAGGAGAGAATCAGCCGGAGCGGACTGCCGGATATTATTGTGCTGGCGGACCAGGGCTGGAATGTCGGCGTAGTCGGCATTGTGGCCTCCAAGCTGCTGGAGCGGTATTACCGTCCGGTCATTATTCTGGACATTCATCCGGAGACCGGGATGTGCAAGGGCTCTGCCCGCTCTATTCCGGGCCTGGATATCTATGCAGCCTTATCCTCATGCGCCGGACTGATGGACCACTTCGGAGGACATCCGGCTGCGGCGGGGATGAGTCTGCCGCAGGATAAGCTGGAAGCCTTCGATGCGGCGCTGAACAGCTATGCTGCGTCTATTCTGAAACCGGAGGACTTCGTAGCTGTTACAGCTGCGGACGGCGAGGTCTCCATTGCCGATCTGACCCTCCAGGCTGCGCTGGAGCTGGAGCGGCTTGCCCCGTTTGGCATGGCCAATCCGCTGCCGAGATTCATTCTGCGCGAAGCGGTTGTGAAGGAGACCCGGAAGATGGGCCAGGAGGGCAAGCACCTGAAGCTTGTGCTCCAGCAGGACAAGCTGACGATTGAAGCTGTAGCCTTCGGCAAGGGTCCGCTGGCAGAGCTGCTTCCGGACGGAACAGTCGTGGATGTATTGGCAGAGCTGTCCGTCAATGAATGGAACGGCTCGCGCAAGCCCCAGCTGATGCTGCAGGATCTGGCGGTGCCGAAGGCGCAGCTGTTCGATCTGCGCGGCGCAGCTGATGCTGTCAAGCAGGCAGCGCATATTCAGGAGCTGCTCCGCACCTATAGCGGCAGCAATCCGGGCCGGAGTGCTGCGGTCTTCCAGAACAGCCGGACGACGCCGCTGCGTGATCTTAAGGGCATGTCCCTCTGGGTATACGATGAGTCTGCCGGGATCTCTGCTGTACATCAGCCGGAAGGCGCGCATGATGAAGAGGGACTGTCGCTGCTCTGTGTGCTGGATATGCCCGAGTCCCCGGAACAGCTGGAAGCGCTGTTCACTGCTTTTCCCCGGGCGGAGAACATTGCCCTGCTGCATTCGATCCGTGACGGGCGTGACCGGCTGCAGGTGCCGACCCGTGATCATTTCAAATCGTTATATAAATGGATCGCCGCAATCGCTGCATCTCCAACTCCTGAGCATGAAGTGCTGCTGCGGCTTAGCCGCCAGTCGGCGCTTGGTGTGCGTATGGTGAGCAGAATGCTGGATGTGTTCGATGAGCTTGACTTCATTGAGCGCAGCGGCGGCACAATCACCTTTGTCCCGCAGCCTGCCGCCAAGAGTCTGAGCTCATCAGAGCATTTCGTCAGACTGGGCAAGACGGCGGAGATGGAGCAGTATTTCATGGAAGGCAGCCGCAGTGAATTGCAGGAGTTTATGCTGTCACGGTCATTGGTTCAAGTAACTTCAGCGGGGTGA
- the secF gene encoding protein translocase subunit SecF — MRFKKELDFVHLSKFFYIFSIAITVAGLIFLATFGLNYSVDFKAGSNVDVSLSKSVTLAELQPALKDAGIGHEPTITIGDKRVNIRYDQELSDTQSETLKKSINKIDEKASFEINTVDTEMAKELARNAIYSVLLASIGIIIYVSIRFEWRFALASIVALLHDAFMVVAIFSIFRLEVDITFIVAVLTIIGYSINDTIVIFDRIRENLRFGKQKSYEDLKHLVNKSVMQTLMRSLYTAFTVFIAAFFLLIMGGESIRMFSLAMVIGLLFGAYSSIFIASPLWLLLKKRQKPAKTPAKV, encoded by the coding sequence GTGCGCTTTAAGAAAGAGCTTGACTTCGTACATTTAAGTAAATTTTTCTATATCTTCTCGATCGCCATTACTGTAGCTGGTCTGATCTTTCTGGCGACCTTCGGCCTGAATTACAGCGTTGACTTCAAGGCTGGTTCCAATGTGGACGTGTCGCTCTCGAAGAGTGTCACGCTGGCTGAGCTTCAGCCGGCTCTAAAGGATGCAGGCATTGGGCATGAGCCGACGATTACCATCGGCGACAAGCGGGTCAACATCCGTTATGATCAAGAGCTGAGTGATACACAGAGCGAGACCCTCAAGAAGTCAATCAACAAGATTGATGAGAAGGCGTCTTTTGAGATCAACACCGTAGATACCGAAATGGCCAAGGAGCTGGCCCGGAATGCGATTTATTCTGTGCTGCTTGCCAGTATCGGGATTATCATTTATGTTAGTATCCGGTTTGAATGGCGTTTCGCGTTGGCTTCCATTGTGGCGCTGCTCCATGACGCATTCATGGTAGTGGCGATCTTCTCGATCTTCCGTCTGGAGGTTGACATTACCTTCATTGTCGCGGTGCTGACCATTATCGGTTACTCGATTAACGATACGATCGTTATCTTTGACCGGATACGCGAGAATCTGCGCTTCGGTAAACAGAAGTCGTATGAGGACCTGAAGCACCTGGTTAACAAAAGTGTAATGCAGACACTCATGCGTTCTCTTTATACAGCCTTCACCGTATTTATCGCCGCGTTCTTCCTGCTGATTATGGGCGGCGAGTCGATCCGCATGTTCTCGCTGGCCATGGTTATCGGTCTGCTCTTCGGAGCCTATTCATCGATCTTCATCGCAAGTCCGCTCTGGCTGCTCCTGAAGAAGCGCCAGAAGCCGGCTAAGACCCCGGCCAAAGTCTAA
- a CDS encoding cation diffusion facilitator family transporter, whose protein sequence is MNDKPLPRKQTVAWTGILSDVLLAVAKGSIGYLSGSKALLGDAIYSGADAAARLAGVIPWNLKQSHKTAGAAERGRTVQGSKEPMAAILFSVLIIMGGLQVAFSAIRDLTRGHLSAPEESALVAVLLCIVFKEAVFQYQYRYFKKKGDGSHAAYADSHRFSLYTSITVFIGIALAITGGYLNWHPLLYMDPIAALLTGCLILHKGYSLIASSVYSKKIQELPSEEAASFIETVQRVHGVIRVEQLRALEEGDYVNLHVKISVNPRISVMEAQDISECARKLLQHRFVHVGEVHMDVVPYDPGYPYKSNHELVDNDIPTLLQ, encoded by the coding sequence ATGAATGACAAACCATTACCCCGGAAACAAACTGTTGCCTGGACCGGAATCCTTAGTGATGTTCTGCTTGCTGTAGCCAAGGGAAGTATCGGTTATCTGTCAGGCAGCAAAGCATTGTTGGGGGATGCAATTTATTCGGGAGCAGATGCCGCTGCCAGACTGGCGGGGGTGATTCCGTGGAACCTGAAGCAGAGTCACAAGACTGCAGGCGCAGCCGAACGTGGCCGCACTGTACAAGGAAGCAAGGAGCCCATGGCGGCTATTCTTTTCTCTGTGCTGATTATTATGGGCGGGCTGCAGGTTGCTTTCTCGGCTATCCGTGATTTGACAAGGGGACATCTGTCGGCACCGGAGGAGTCAGCGCTTGTTGCTGTCCTGCTGTGCATTGTGTTCAAAGAGGCGGTATTTCAATACCAGTACCGTTATTTCAAAAAAAAGGGTGACGGCAGTCATGCAGCTTATGCCGATAGCCACCGGTTCAGCCTCTATACGTCTATAACTGTATTTATCGGAATTGCCCTGGCCATAACTGGAGGATACTTGAACTGGCATCCTCTGCTCTACATGGACCCCATTGCAGCTCTGCTGACCGGATGTCTGATTCTCCACAAAGGCTATTCATTAATTGCTTCCTCTGTGTACAGCAAGAAGATTCAGGAGCTTCCTTCCGAGGAAGCAGCCAGCTTCATCGAGACGGTTCAGCGGGTACACGGAGTCATCCGGGTGGAGCAGCTCCGGGCGCTGGAGGAAGGCGACTATGTGAATCTGCATGTAAAGATTAGTGTGAATCCGCGGATCAGCGTGATGGAAGCACAGGATATTTCGGAATGTGCAAGGAAGCTGCTTCAGCACCGGTTCGTTCATGTTGGTGAGGTTCATATGGATGTTGTGCCGTATGATCCGGGTTATCCTTATAAAAGCAATCACGAGCTCGTGGACAACGATATTCCCACGCTGCTTCAGTAG
- the spoVB gene encoding stage V sporulation protein B: protein MRKQTFIQGTIILLLAGIINRMLGFIPRIALPRIIGAEGVGLYQLGYPFFIVLITVITGGIPLAIAKLVAEAEGENRPEQSRKILQTGLALSLSLGIVFTFVALFTASWVSSVLLTDQRVYYTFVSMTPMIAIVAVSSIYRGYFQGRQNMIPSAFSSVLESVIRIFFMLWFSWMLLPKGIAFAAAGAMLGVTVGEIAGMLALLGQYYFNDKKDRSEPPPSVDVTNQGTQGSAGHEPDHTTTPVFKRLIGISIPVTAGRLIGSFSYLLESIITVRSLALAGIAAAAATAQYGSLQGMVIPLLLLPGVLSSSLAVSLVPSLSEAAARNDLPTIHKRMHQALRLAMVTGAPFAAVMYILAVPLCTLMYGNAADTAPMLRMMAPFAVFLYVQAPLQAALQAMDRPGKALINTLIGAIVKILLILLLASRPEYGILGAIIAIMVNSLLVTLLHGYSVVRLTTMSLRWSDPLKILAATVIMAAGMSYVYTSVPISQSQWIQFLAAAICGMAIYLSICLLSGLISRRDLERVPFFRRWRS, encoded by the coding sequence GTGAGGAAACAGACCTTTATACAAGGAACGATCATCCTGCTGCTCGCCGGTATCATTAACCGGATGCTTGGCTTCATTCCCCGGATTGCCCTGCCCCGGATCATCGGTGCTGAGGGGGTGGGTCTGTATCAGCTCGGATACCCGTTTTTCATTGTGCTAATTACGGTAATTACGGGCGGAATCCCGCTGGCCATTGCCAAGCTGGTGGCGGAAGCCGAAGGGGAGAACCGCCCGGAGCAGTCGCGCAAAATCCTGCAAACCGGCCTTGCCCTCAGCCTGTCGCTGGGCATTGTGTTCACCTTCGTCGCCCTGTTCACCGCCTCCTGGGTATCCAGCGTTCTTCTGACGGACCAGCGTGTCTATTATACGTTCGTCAGCATGACCCCCATGATCGCCATCGTCGCCGTCTCATCCATCTACCGGGGATACTTTCAAGGCAGGCAGAACATGATTCCCTCGGCCTTCTCCTCCGTGCTGGAATCGGTCATCCGGATCTTCTTCATGCTGTGGTTCTCCTGGATGCTGCTGCCGAAGGGCATCGCCTTTGCGGCTGCGGGTGCCATGCTTGGCGTGACTGTGGGGGAGATCGCCGGAATGCTGGCCCTGCTGGGGCAATATTATTTTAACGACAAAAAAGACAGGTCTGAACCCCCGCCTTCCGTGGATGTAACTAATCAAGGTACACAGGGCAGTGCCGGACACGAGCCCGATCATACAACTACACCTGTCTTTAAGCGTCTAATCGGCATTTCAATACCGGTAACGGCCGGTCGACTGATCGGCTCATTCTCTTACCTTCTGGAATCCATCATTACCGTGCGCAGCCTCGCGCTTGCCGGAATCGCGGCTGCGGCCGCAACCGCACAATACGGTTCCTTGCAGGGAATGGTGATTCCGCTGCTGCTGCTGCCGGGCGTACTCAGCTCCTCGCTGGCCGTATCCCTCGTTCCTTCCTTATCCGAGGCGGCCGCCCGCAACGATCTGCCCACGATTCATAAAAGAATGCACCAAGCCCTGCGGCTCGCCATGGTGACCGGTGCCCCATTTGCTGCGGTTATGTATATTCTTGCCGTACCTCTCTGCACATTAATGTACGGCAATGCCGCGGATACTGCCCCTATGCTTAGGATGATGGCCCCATTCGCTGTGTTTCTATATGTCCAGGCCCCACTGCAGGCGGCCCTCCAGGCCATGGACCGTCCGGGCAAGGCGCTGATTAATACGCTGATAGGAGCTATTGTCAAAATCCTGCTGATCCTCCTGCTGGCCTCCCGGCCCGAATACGGCATTCTGGGCGCCATCATCGCCATTATGGTTAACAGCTTACTTGTCACGCTTCTGCACGGCTACAGTGTAGTCAGGCTGACCACAATGTCCCTCCGCTGGTCGGACCCGCTGAAAATCCTGGCCGCTACGGTCATCATGGCCGCCGGGATGTCGTATGTCTATACGTCTGTTCCAATCTCACAGTCGCAGTGGATACAATTTCTGGCCGCTGCTATTTGTGGCATGGCCATCTATCTAAGCATCTGCCTGTTATCCGGGCTGATCTCCAGGCGTGACCTGGAACGGGTGCCCTTTTTCAGACGCTGGCGCAGTTAG